A window of Halanaerobiales bacterium contains these coding sequences:
- a CDS encoding PhoH family protein, with the protein MPEKEKEIIIEEYQIARNLFGKKDKNLKVIEKELNVNMIARGNTIKITGDNKAVEDSSEIIEELLSITNKDKELTEREVNYAIELLQKDSSINLEDIFSEVLQMNFKGKKIKVKTLGQKLYVEAIKSSDIVFSIGPAGTGKTYLAMVMAVKNLMNKNVNRIILTRPAIEAGEKLGFLPGDMQDKVDPYLRPLYDALYDILGPEKVNEYLEKDIIEVAPLAYMRGRTLDDSFVILDEAQNTTPEQMKMFLTRIGFNSQAVVTGDITQIDLPNSRNSGLNQVRKILAGIKGIEFVYLSDRDVVRHKLVKKIINAYDRHGNGS; encoded by the coding sequence ATGCCTGAAAAAGAAAAAGAAATAATAATAGAAGAATATCAAATAGCACGTAATTTATTTGGAAAAAAAGATAAAAATTTAAAAGTAATTGAAAAAGAGCTTAATGTAAATATGATTGCAAGAGGTAATACTATTAAAATAACTGGTGATAATAAGGCAGTTGAGGATAGTAGTGAAATTATTGAAGAATTATTAAGTATTACTAATAAGGATAAAGAATTAACTGAAAGAGAAGTTAATTATGCTATAGAATTATTACAGAAAGATAGTTCTATTAATTTAGAAGATATTTTTAGTGAAGTACTACAAATGAATTTTAAAGGAAAAAAAATAAAAGTTAAAACTTTAGGACAAAAATTATATGTTGAAGCTATTAAAAGTTCTGATATTGTTTTTTCAATTGGACCAGCAGGTACTGGTAAAACATATTTAGCAATGGTTATGGCTGTTAAGAATTTGATGAATAAAAATGTAAATAGAATTATACTTACAAGACCTGCAATAGAAGCTGGTGAAAAATTAGGTTTTTTACCAGGAGATATGCAGGATAAAGTTGATCCTTATCTTAGACCTTTATATGATGCTTTATATGATATTTTAGGACCGGAAAAGGTAAATGAATATTTAGAAAAAGATATAATTGAAGTAGCTCCACTTGCTTATATGAGAGGAAGAACTCTTGATGATTCTTTTGTAATACTTGATGAAGCTCAGAACACTACTCCTGAACAAATGAAAATGTTTTTAACGAGAATTGGATTTAATTCTCAGGCAGTAGTTACAGGTGACATTACTCAGATTGACTTACCTAATAGTAGAAATTCTGGTTTAAATCAGGTTAGAAAGATTTTAGCAGGTATTAAAGGAATAGAATTTGTTTATTTGTCTGATAGAGATGTAGTCAGACATAAACTTGTTAAGAAGATAATAAATGCCTATGATAGGCATGGAAATGGGAGCTAA
- a CDS encoding 3-oxoacid CoA-transferase subunit B: MANKREKIAKRIAQEMQDGDLVNLGIGMPTMVANYISDDIKMILQSENGFVGLGPTPEEGEEDKDVINAGGQPVTFNKDAAFFDSATSFAIIRGGHLDATVLGALQVDEKGNLANWMIPGKLVPGMGGAMDLTVGAREVIIATTHTTKKGGAKILDECTLPLTAAGEVDMIVTELAVMEVTEDGLLLTEIAKDTTLDEVKEKTDAELIVSDDLKKF, from the coding sequence ATGGCAAATAAAAGAGAAAAAATTGCAAAACGTATAGCACAGGAAATGCAAGATGGAGATTTAGTTAATCTAGGTATAGGAATGCCTACAATGGTTGCTAATTATATTTCTGATGACATAAAAATGATTCTTCAGTCTGAAAATGGTTTTGTTGGACTTGGACCAACTCCAGAAGAAGGTGAAGAAGACAAAGATGTAATTAATGCTGGTGGACAACCTGTTACATTTAATAAAGATGCTGCATTTTTTGATAGTGCAACCTCATTTGCGATAATTCGAGGTGGTCATCTGGATGCTACTGTACTTGGGGCATTACAGGTAGATGAAAAGGGTAATCTAGCTAACTGGATGATTCCTGGTAAATTAGTACCTGGTATGGGAGGCGCAATGGATTTAACTGTTGGAGCAAGAGAAGTTATAATTGCAACTACTCATACTACTAAAAAAGGTGGAGCTAAAATTTTAGACGAATGTACTCTACCGTTAACAGCAGCTGGTGAAGTTGATATGATTGTAACCGAATTGGCTGTGATGGAGGTTACAGAAGATGGCCTTCTTTTAACAGAAATAGCTAAAGATACTACTCTGGACGAAGTAAAAGAAAAAACAGATGCAGAACTTATAGTTAGTGATGATTTGAAGAAATTTTAG
- a CDS encoding acetyl-CoA C-acetyltransferase has protein sequence MKEVVIASATRTAIGSFGGSLKDVEAVKLGEVVIKEAIKRAGVEGEDIDEVLMGNVLQGGLGQNTARQASVNAGVPYDVPATTINKVCGSGLKTVNLATQAILLGDADVIIAGGMESMSQSNYVAEGSRWGNKMGDGKLVDMMIKDGLWDAFNDYHMGITAENIAQKWDLTREEQDEFAAQSQQRAEKAIKEGRFDDEIVPVEIPQRKGDPKVFDQDEHPRFGTTADKLSNLSPAFKKDGTVTAANSSGINDGASAIVLMSKEKAEELGVEPLATIVSYASGGVDPKIMGTGPIPATKKAMEKAGMNVEDMDLIEANEAFAAQSLAVKKELGFDLDITNVNGGAIALGHPIGCSGNRILVTLLHEMKKRDSKYGLATLCIGGGQGAATIVKRS, from the coding sequence ATGAAAGAAGTTGTAATAGCTAGTGCAACAAGAACAGCTATTGGAAGTTTTGGTGGAAGCCTAAAAGATGTTGAAGCAGTCAAATTAGGAGAAGTAGTTATAAAAGAAGCTATCAAGAGAGCTGGTGTTGAAGGCGAAGATATTGATGAAGTACTAATGGGTAATGTACTTCAGGGTGGTTTAGGCCAAAATACTGCTCGCCAGGCTTCAGTTAATGCAGGAGTTCCTTATGATGTTCCTGCTACTACTATTAATAAAGTATGTGGTTCTGGACTCAAAACAGTTAATCTTGCAACTCAGGCAATTTTATTAGGAGATGCTGATGTAATTATTGCTGGCGGTATGGAAAGTATGAGCCAAAGCAATTATGTTGCTGAAGGATCTCGTTGGGGAAATAAAATGGGTGATGGTAAACTAGTTGATATGATGATCAAAGATGGACTATGGGATGCATTTAATGATTATCATATGGGTATAACAGCAGAAAATATTGCTCAAAAATGGGATTTAACCAGAGAAGAGCAGGATGAATTTGCAGCCCAAAGTCAACAAAGAGCTGAAAAAGCAATTAAAGAAGGCCGTTTTGATGATGAAATAGTACCTGTAGAAATTCCTCAAAGAAAAGGAGATCCAAAAGTATTTGATCAGGATGAACATCCACGTTTTGGAACTACTGCTGATAAGCTTTCTAATTTAAGTCCGGCTTTCAAAAAAGATGGAACAGTAACTGCTGCTAATTCTTCTGGTATTAATGATGGTGCTTCAGCTATTGTTTTAATGAGTAAAGAAAAGGCTGAAGAATTGGGAGTTGAACCATTGGCTACCATTGTTTCTTATGCTTCAGGTGGTGTAGATCCAAAAATTATGGGTACTGGACCAATTCCTGCTACCAAAAAAGCTATGGAAAAAGCAGGGATGAATGTAGAAGATATGGATTTAATTGAAGCAAACGAAGCTTTTGCAGCCCAGTCACTTGCTGTAAAAAAAGAACTAGGATTCGATCTTGATATTACTAATGTAAATGGAGGAGCAATTGCTCTTGGTCATCCTATTGGTTGCAGTGGTAATAGAATTTTAGTTACTTTATTACATGAAATGAAAAAGCGTGATTCTAAATATGGATTAGCTACCCTGTGTATTGGTGGAGGACAGGGAGCAGCAACTATAGTAAAACGTAGTTAA
- the atoD gene encoding acetate CoA-transferase subunit alpha: MSKVVKFDEIRDELKDGLSIMFGGFLECGTPDNLIDILHDIDIKDITLIANDTGFPEKKLGSLIVEKRVKKVIASHVGTNPQTGKQMNNEEIEVDLVPQGTLAERIRSKGAGLGGFLTPTGVGTVVEDDKEKITVDGKDYLLEKPLGADVAFVKAWKADESGNLVYRYSARNFNPLIAMAADLVIVEAEEIVPAGEIEPNEVMTPGVFVDHVVDFS; encoded by the coding sequence ATGTCTAAAGTAGTCAAATTTGATGAAATAAGAGATGAGCTAAAAGATGGACTAAGTATTATGTTTGGTGGATTTTTAGAATGTGGAACACCTGATAACTTAATTGACATTTTACATGATATTGACATTAAAGATATAACACTTATTGCAAATGACACTGGATTTCCTGAAAAGAAATTAGGAAGTTTAATAGTTGAAAAAAGAGTGAAAAAAGTTATTGCATCTCATGTAGGAACTAATCCTCAAACTGGAAAACAAATGAATAATGAAGAAATAGAAGTTGATTTAGTTCCTCAGGGAACACTTGCCGAGAGAATTAGAAGTAAAGGTGCTGGCTTAGGTGGGTTTTTAACACCTACTGGTGTTGGAACAGTTGTTGAAGATGATAAGGAAAAAATAACTGTTGATGGTAAAGATTATCTATTGGAAAAACCATTAGGTGCTGATGTAGCTTTTGTTAAAGCCTGGAAAGCAGATGAATCAGGCAATTTAGTTTATCGATATTCAGCACGCAATTTCAATCCATTAATTGCAATGGCTGCTGATCTTGTAATAGTAGAAGCAGAAGAAATTGTTCCTGCTGGAGAAATTGAACCTAATGAAGTTATGACTCCAGGAGTTTTTGTTGATCATGTTGTAGATTTTTCTTAA
- a CDS encoding short-chain fatty acid transporter, with protein MFKKVSNFFVSLVQKYLPDPFIFAVILTFIVYVMGIFIAGNSPVEMVAHWGEGFWNLLAFAMQMSLVLVTGHALANSNLFKKILKSIAQVPSSPGQAILMTTFIAAIACWINWGFGLVIGALLAKEMARQVDGIDYPLLIASAYSGFIVWHAGLAGSIPLTVATEGNFSQEMIGGLIPISETIFSPFNLILSAVVILSIPFINKFMLPDKEDRIVVDKEILDDGNEKEESGKVVDNKEMFFADKVENSPFLSVLLGILGLSYIGYYFSQGGGLNLNIVIFIFLVLGIILHKTPRRYLTAFNEAVKSAGGIILQFPLYAGIMGMMVSSGLATIISEWFVSISTANTFPFFSFLSAGLVNFFVPSGGGQWSVQAPVMIPAGTELGVDAAKTAMAVAWGDAWTNMIQPFWALPALGIAGLGARDIMGYCIVILLWVGALASVGFIVF; from the coding sequence ATGTTTAAAAAAGTATCTAATTTTTTCGTTTCACTAGTTCAAAAATATTTACCGGATCCTTTTATTTTTGCTGTTATTTTGACTTTTATTGTTTATGTAATGGGGATCTTTATAGCTGGTAATTCACCAGTTGAAATGGTTGCCCATTGGGGAGAGGGATTCTGGAATCTTCTTGCATTTGCTATGCAGATGTCTCTTGTTCTTGTTACCGGGCATGCTTTAGCTAATAGTAATCTTTTTAAGAAAATCTTAAAAAGTATTGCTCAGGTACCTAGTAGTCCTGGACAGGCAATTCTTATGACAACTTTTATTGCTGCAATAGCCTGTTGGATTAATTGGGGTTTTGGTTTGGTTATAGGAGCCTTACTTGCTAAAGAAATGGCTCGTCAGGTAGATGGAATTGATTATCCTTTACTTATTGCCAGTGCATATTCTGGATTTATTGTCTGGCATGCAGGTTTAGCAGGGTCTATTCCTCTAACCGTAGCAACTGAAGGTAATTTTTCTCAAGAAATGATTGGTGGATTAATTCCAATTTCTGAGACTATTTTTAGTCCTTTTAATTTGATTTTAAGTGCAGTTGTTATTTTATCAATACCTTTTATTAACAAATTTATGCTTCCAGATAAAGAAGATAGAATTGTTGTCGATAAAGAAATTTTAGATGATGGTAATGAAAAAGAGGAATCAGGAAAAGTTGTAGATAATAAAGAAATGTTTTTTGCTGATAAAGTTGAAAATTCTCCGTTTCTTTCAGTTTTATTGGGTATATTAGGCTTGTCTTATATTGGTTATTACTTTTCTCAAGGTGGCGGATTAAACTTAAATATTGTTATTTTCATTTTCCTTGTTTTGGGTATTATACTTCACAAAACTCCAAGACGTTACCTTACTGCTTTTAATGAAGCTGTAAAGAGTGCCGGTGGAATTATTCTTCAATTCCCATTGTATGCTGGTATTATGGGAATGATGGTCAGTTCTGGTCTGGCAACGATCATTTCTGAATGGTTTGTTTCAATTTCTACTGCAAATACATTTCCGTTTTTCTCTTTCTTAAGTGCTGGTTTAGTAAACTTCTTTGTTCCTTCTGGAGGAGGACAGTGGTCAGTTCAGGCACCTGTTATGATTCCTGCTGGTACAGAATTAGGAGTTGATGCTGCTAAAACAGCTATGGCTGTGGCCTGGGGAGATGCATGGACTAATATGATTCAACCGTTCTGGGCATTACCTGCTTTAGGAATTGCCGGTCTTGGAGCTAGAGATATAATGGGATATTGTATTGTGATTTTACTTTGGGTTGGAGCCCTTGCTTCTGTAGGGTTTATAGTTTTTTAA